The following proteins come from a genomic window of Acidobacteriota bacterium:
- a CDS encoding DUF2330 domain-containing protein, whose translation MSLVRPASIRPIGFAGLLLAALLLLAASPAQAFCGFYVARADTQLYNQASQVVLVRDGDRTVITMASDFSGELDEFAMVVPVPTFIEREQIHVAEQSLIDHLDAYSAPRLVEYHDDDPCARREDRMKRSLAAPMASQAVMEDEAAELGVTVEATYTVGEYDILILSAEESGGLVTWLTRNGYRLPDGAEPVVRSYLRQGMRFFVAKVNLEEQAELGYQNLRPIQVAFEDRKFMLPIRLGTVNADGPQELFVYALTRSGRVETTNYRTVQLPTDQEIPTFVANDFARFYKDLFRRQVDKENGRAVFLEYAWDMAWCDPCAADPLTPRELRELGVFWVDADSRGPAQNVYVTRLHLRYDREHFPEDLRFQETGNRANFQGRYILRHPWTGRATCAAAETYRQNLHTRQTERARTLAHLTGWDLAEIRERMNLGDGPRKVDDEEPWWKRLWGG comes from the coding sequence ATGAGCCTCGTTCGTCCCGCGTCCATTCGTCCTATCGGCTTTGCCGGCCTGTTGCTGGCAGCCTTGCTGCTGCTTGCCGCTTCGCCGGCCCAGGCCTTTTGCGGCTTCTATGTCGCCCGCGCCGACACCCAGCTCTACAACCAGGCTTCCCAGGTGGTGCTGGTGCGGGACGGTGACCGCACGGTGATCACCATGGCCAGCGACTTCTCCGGCGAGCTGGACGAATTCGCCATGGTGGTGCCGGTGCCCACCTTCATCGAGCGGGAGCAGATCCACGTTGCCGAGCAATCCCTCATCGACCACCTGGACGCCTACTCGGCGCCGCGGCTGGTGGAGTACCACGACGACGATCCTTGCGCTCGCCGGGAGGATCGAATGAAGCGCAGCCTTGCGGCGCCGATGGCGAGCCAGGCGGTGATGGAGGATGAGGCGGCGGAGCTGGGGGTGACCGTGGAGGCCACCTACACCGTTGGCGAATACGACATCCTGATCCTGTCGGCGGAGGAGAGCGGCGGTCTGGTGACCTGGCTGACCCGCAACGGCTATCGTCTTCCCGACGGCGCCGAGCCGGTGGTGAGGAGTTATCTACGCCAGGGCATGCGCTTCTTCGTGGCGAAGGTCAACCTCGAGGAGCAGGCGGAGCTGGGATACCAGAATCTGCGACCCATCCAGGTGGCTTTCGAAGACCGAAAATTCATGCTTCCTATCCGCCTTGGCACGGTCAACGCCGACGGCCCCCAGGAGCTCTTCGTCTACGCCCTCACCCGCTCCGGCCGCGTCGAGACCACCAACTACCGCACGGTGCAGCTGCCCACGGACCAGGAGATCCCCACCTTCGTGGCGAACGACTTCGCCCGCTTCTACAAAGACCTCTTCCGCCGCCAGGTGGACAAGGAGAACGGCCGCGCGGTCTTCCTCGAATATGCCTGGGACATGGCCTGGTGCGACCCCTGCGCCGCCGACCCCCTGACCCCTCGCGAGCTGCGGGAGCTCGGCGTCTTCTGGGTCGATGCCGACTCCCGCGGCCCGGCCCAAAACGTCTACGTCACCCGCCTCCACCTGCGCTACGACCGCGAGCATTTCCCCGAGGATCTGCGCTTCCAGGAGACCGGTAACCGCGCCAACTTCCAAGGCCGTTACATCCTCCGCCACCCCTGGACCGGCCGCGCCACCTGCGCCGCCGCCGAAACCTACCGCCAAAACCTCCATACCCGCCAAACCGAACGCGCCCGCACCCTCGCCCACCTCACCGGCTGGGACCTGGCGGAAATCCGCGAGCGGATGAACCTGGGGGACGGGCCTCGGAAGGTGGACGACGAGGAGCCTTGGTGGAAGCGGTTGTGGGGCGGGTGA
- a CDS encoding ornithine carbamoyltransferase: protein MGSSLLSVSDLGPAGIGQLVRRSVEFASGRLDDQKPLTGRIVGIYFAGSSTRTRTSFTVASLRLGAQTIAYGPKDLQISTGETLEDSGRVLSGYLDALVVRTNGPVAEMQALSGGGRLPVINAMSAAEHPTQAIADLSTLHEHFGRLEGLHLLYVGEGNNSAAALALAFAQLPRMKCTLVTPEGYGLPAEVLAQADAYAQVSGSEVVHHHRVDQLPEAVDAVYATRWQTMGVEKADKNWKSIFRPYRVDDAMMARVSRDEGTIFMHDLPAVRGQDVVDSVLDGPQSVAWRQAEHKLFSAMAVLEWAIAGS from the coding sequence ATGGGTAGCAGTCTGCTTTCTGTCTCCGATCTCGGTCCGGCCGGGATTGGACAGCTGGTGCGTCGGTCGGTGGAATTTGCGTCGGGTCGCTTGGATGATCAGAAACCTTTAACCGGACGCATCGTGGGGATTTACTTTGCCGGATCCTCCACGCGGACCCGAACTTCTTTTACCGTGGCCTCGCTGCGTCTCGGAGCCCAGACCATTGCGTATGGCCCCAAAGACCTGCAAATCAGCACCGGGGAGACGTTGGAGGATTCCGGCCGTGTTCTGTCGGGGTACCTCGACGCTTTGGTAGTGCGCACCAACGGTCCGGTGGCGGAGATGCAGGCCCTGTCTGGGGGCGGCCGGCTGCCGGTGATCAATGCCATGAGCGCTGCGGAGCATCCGACCCAGGCCATCGCGGACCTTTCGACGCTTCACGAGCATTTCGGCCGCCTCGAGGGGTTGCACCTGCTCTACGTGGGGGAGGGCAACAACTCCGCGGCGGCGTTGGCTTTGGCTTTCGCGCAGCTGCCGCGGATGAAGTGCACGCTGGTGACCCCCGAAGGGTATGGGCTGCCGGCGGAAGTGCTCGCCCAGGCCGACGCCTACGCTCAGGTCAGCGGCTCGGAGGTCGTCCATCACCATCGGGTCGACCAGCTGCCCGAGGCCGTCGATGCGGTGTACGCGACCCGTTGGCAGACCATGGGCGTGGAAAAAGCAGACAAGAATTGGAAGAGCATTTTCCGGCCCTACCGGGTCGACGACGCGATGATGGCCAGGGTTTCTCGGGACGAGGGGACGATCTTCATGCACGATCTTCCCGCCGTTCGAGGGCAGGACGTGGTCGACAGCGTGCTGGACGGGCCACAGAGCGTCGCTTGGCGCCAGGCGGAGCACAAATTGTTCAGCGCCATGGCCGTGCTCGAGTGGGCCATCGCGGGTTCCTGA
- a CDS encoding energy transducer TonB → MKAQSKIILPVLLAWSLLGAATVHGESETRPPVPIFKPIVTSPWEASGYGLEPEVKVQVEVDELGRVASVEVLEIEPSTDFDEAFRRKVVETIGSWRYAPALEEGVAVPQTLEWSIQFSSSTDDEEEPPPRRSRGSRTLALLALDDAGSARARIFERPLEERKRILDELGKLAMARMPADRLRRTETARFVVLSDAPSLEAAETLANNLEATYQALDELFEPYLHLQPEPYKIVVALFRHRATYDAFAAEIRAPRANGLYRAPGFITAHLEVRTPEWVMQLLLHEATHAYVDRHLRRRGAGFPFWLNEGLAEYVALSQIKRGKLVPGKKVGSRFAIGNSLSARQKQISGWTLRRSKKLLEESEDFSFEEVLEADYSCYRAPQVEAHYRAAWLAVHFLRHGEDPWAENLFPQMLLYAAEGYPSRQVVEEVYGMGLDELEKRFERYVEKL, encoded by the coding sequence ATGAAGGCCCAATCCAAGATCATCCTGCCTGTACTCCTAGCTTGGTCTCTTCTGGGAGCCGCCACGGTCCATGGCGAAAGCGAGACCCGGCCGCCGGTTCCCATCTTCAAACCCATCGTCACCTCGCCCTGGGAAGCGTCGGGGTATGGGTTGGAGCCGGAGGTGAAGGTGCAGGTGGAGGTGGATGAGCTGGGGCGGGTGGCCTCGGTGGAGGTGCTGGAGATCGAGCCGTCCACCGACTTCGATGAAGCCTTCCGGCGCAAGGTGGTGGAGACCATCGGCTCGTGGCGCTACGCGCCGGCGCTGGAGGAGGGCGTAGCGGTGCCCCAGACTCTTGAGTGGAGCATCCAATTCTCCTCCAGCACCGACGACGAGGAAGAGCCCCCGCCCCGCCGCAGCCGCGGTTCCCGAACCCTCGCTCTCTTGGCTCTGGACGACGCCGGCTCGGCCCGGGCACGGATTTTCGAGAGACCCCTGGAGGAGCGCAAGAGAATTCTCGACGAGCTGGGCAAGCTGGCCATGGCCCGCATGCCGGCGGACCGCCTCCGGCGCACCGAAACCGCCCGCTTCGTGGTGCTCTCCGACGCCCCGTCCCTGGAGGCTGCGGAGACCCTGGCCAACAACCTGGAAGCCACCTACCAGGCGCTGGACGAGCTCTTCGAGCCCTACCTCCACCTCCAGCCGGAGCCCTACAAGATCGTCGTCGCCCTCTTCCGCCATCGCGCTACCTACGACGCCTTCGCCGCCGAGATCCGAGCCCCGCGAGCCAACGGGCTGTACCGGGCGCCGGGCTTCATCACCGCGCACCTGGAGGTGAGGACGCCGGAGTGGGTGATGCAGCTCCTGCTCCACGAGGCCACCCACGCCTATGTCGACCGCCACCTGCGCCGCCGGGGAGCGGGCTTCCCCTTTTGGCTCAACGAAGGCCTGGCGGAATATGTGGCCCTGTCTCAGATCAAGCGGGGCAAGCTGGTTCCGGGCAAGAAGGTGGGCAGCCGCTTCGCCATTGGCAACAGCCTCTCGGCGCGCCAAAAACAGATCTCCGGCTGGACCCTACGGCGCAGCAAGAAGCTGCTGGAGGAGTCGGAGGATTTCTCCTTCGAAGAGGTCCTGGAAGCGGATTACAGCTGCTACCGAGCCCCCCAGGTGGAGGCTCACTATCGAGCCGCCTGGCTGGCGGTGCACTTCCTGCGCCACGGAGAGGATCCCTGGGCGGAGAATCTCTTCCCGCAGATGCTGCTCTATGCCGCGGAAGGCTATCCCTCGCGGCAAGTGGTGGAAGAGGTCTACGGCATGGGCCTCGACGAGCTGGAAAAGCGCTTCGAGCGCTACGTGGAGAAGCTCTAG
- a CDS encoding cob(I)yrinic acid a,c-diamide adenosyltransferase yields the protein MPKITKVYTRTGDAGETGLGGGQRVPKDSLRIQAYGTVDELNSVLGVALAQGLDEAVAAPLRSVQNELFHLGSDLCILEEDKERMPVPRIEQRHVDALEQLMDRLSAELPPLANFILPGGSPGAAHLHVARTVCRRAERELVALAREEAVGEHTVVYLNRLSDALFVLARYQNRQAGVDDVLWDSRA from the coding sequence ATGCCCAAGATCACCAAGGTCTACACCCGCACCGGCGACGCCGGGGAGACGGGGCTCGGAGGCGGACAGCGGGTGCCCAAGGACTCGCTGCGCATCCAGGCCTACGGCACCGTCGACGAGCTCAATTCGGTGCTCGGGGTGGCCCTGGCCCAGGGGCTCGACGAGGCCGTGGCGGCGCCGCTGCGGAGCGTGCAGAATGAGCTCTTCCACCTCGGCTCGGATCTCTGCATCCTCGAGGAGGACAAGGAGCGCATGCCGGTGCCGCGCATCGAGCAGCGCCACGTCGACGCCCTGGAGCAGCTGATGGACCGGCTCAGCGCCGAGCTGCCGCCGCTGGCCAATTTCATCCTCCCCGGCGGTTCCCCCGGCGCCGCGCACCTCCACGTCGCCCGCACCGTCTGCCGACGGGCGGAGCGGGAGTTGGTGGCCCTGGCGCGGGAGGAGGCGGTGGGGGAGCACACCGTCGTCTACCTCAACCGCCTCTCCGACGCCCTCTTCGTCCTCGCCCGCTACCAGAATCGCCAGGCCGGGGTCGACGACGTGTTGTGGGACAGCCGGGCTTAG
- a CDS encoding CHAT domain-containing protein translates to MLLGFLVLSACAETSSVPPDPEPATPPPHSWPANELHPGGTVTAPLEVEERRRYHLPLAAGELLRLRVEQHGIDVKVALEAPDGKPLLRVDRLIADLGQELLLVVTAEAGLHTLDIAAFPASGPGRIEMVLEELRPATEEDRLATGVYRRFVEADTRDPEAARQLWEEALATWRRRDDGRLEGEVLARMARDHFDHRRWWEAAQRYEQAAEALERGGDRSWAAYARVDQSSMLLQSGETEKALAVLDTTLATVNETEDRITAAMGHHNLGLAFDRQGEPQQALDHYRKAAEMWPSWEAQRRPSTLHNLGVLYARHFHDPQRGRELLESALAAWPDARKRQRARTLNQLGHLAYEEKRLDRARQHYVTALEEHRADESCGRALVLARLTLVEEAEGDPAAADRRLEEALKGVENGDCPVAEVTVRRLAANIAEQRGDLDAALAGYEKCRDLYDALDDGLGLAQSFTSMARVHRQRGEPATALAINQEALELLEGVRPQVLREDLRTSFFATVQDPFLLHIDLLMELNRWEEAWGAADRARARALRDLLQEADAGLRQAADPALVERELNLQRRLNVLESRRAGARESAPERLLPLQREMSELVEKLETLRGEIRRRDPRYAELTSPRSTKPEALRRDLLDDDTVLLQYHLGPESSFLWVVTRQDVRAFPLGAPSRIAQLAAKARRWSQSIEWPGKYPPAFCELSRRLLAPATPWLAGRKLVLVPDGPLEALPFAALPDPANLDACSDAEPLIAAHEITYLPSASTLALQRRRVAQRPAAEGWLAMVADPVYGFEDERWRSPPPTHEGEATRSPTPSGRHFRRLPHAGAEARAALAGLPPEKTFQALGFDASTRTVTSGALEDFRIVHFATHGVLDTQQPLLSFLALARLDRRGREVDGVLSAHRIYDLDLPAELVVLSACDTARGRRVAGEGLVAGLPRAFLYAGAERVLVSLWAVPDESTGELMQRFYRGLLQEELAPPRALQQAQRELWRAGHPPYRWGAFVLQGDWRPLSPFDPR, encoded by the coding sequence TTGCTGCTAGGCTTTCTCGTCCTCTCGGCCTGCGCCGAGACCTCCTCCGTCCCACCCGACCCGGAGCCCGCCACCCCTCCTCCCCACTCTTGGCCCGCCAACGAGCTGCATCCCGGCGGCACTGTCACCGCTCCCCTCGAGGTAGAGGAACGCCGGCGATACCACCTGCCCCTCGCCGCTGGCGAGCTGCTGCGCCTGCGGGTCGAGCAGCACGGCATCGACGTCAAGGTGGCGCTGGAGGCCCCGGACGGCAAGCCCTTGCTACGGGTGGACCGGCTGATCGCCGATCTGGGACAGGAGCTGCTGCTTGTGGTGACAGCGGAAGCCGGCCTCCACACCCTCGACATCGCCGCGTTCCCGGCCAGCGGCCCGGGCCGCATCGAGATGGTGCTGGAGGAGCTGCGCCCCGCCACCGAGGAGGACCGCCTCGCCACCGGCGTCTACCGCCGCTTCGTGGAAGCGGATACGCGGGACCCCGAGGCGGCCCGGCAGCTGTGGGAGGAGGCCCTGGCCACCTGGCGGCGGCGGGACGACGGCCGGCTCGAAGGGGAGGTGCTGGCGCGGATGGCCCGGGACCACTTCGATCACCGGCGCTGGTGGGAAGCGGCCCAGCGGTATGAGCAGGCGGCAGAGGCCTTGGAGCGCGGCGGGGATCGATCCTGGGCCGCCTATGCCCGCGTCGATCAAAGCTCCATGCTCCTGCAATCGGGGGAGACGGAGAAAGCCCTCGCGGTGCTGGACACGACCCTCGCCACCGTCAACGAGACAGAGGACCGCATCACCGCGGCCATGGGCCATCACAACCTCGGCCTGGCCTTCGACCGCCAGGGGGAGCCGCAACAGGCCCTCGACCACTATCGCAAGGCCGCCGAGATGTGGCCCTCGTGGGAAGCCCAACGCAGACCCAGCACCCTGCACAACCTGGGAGTACTCTACGCCCGGCACTTCCACGATCCCCAGCGCGGCCGGGAGCTGCTGGAGTCGGCACTGGCGGCCTGGCCCGATGCTCGCAAGCGCCAGCGGGCCCGCACCCTCAACCAGCTGGGGCACCTGGCCTATGAGGAAAAGCGCCTGGACCGCGCGCGCCAGCACTATGTGACCGCCCTGGAGGAGCATCGCGCCGACGAATCCTGTGGCCGCGCGCTGGTACTGGCACGCCTGACGTTAGTGGAGGAAGCCGAAGGCGATCCCGCTGCTGCCGACCGCCGGCTGGAGGAAGCCCTGAAAGGGGTTGAGAACGGCGACTGCCCGGTGGCGGAGGTCACCGTCCGCCGCCTCGCCGCCAACATCGCCGAGCAGCGAGGCGATCTGGACGCGGCCCTGGCCGGGTACGAGAAGTGCCGAGACCTCTACGACGCCCTCGACGACGGCCTCGGCCTGGCTCAAAGCTTTACCTCTATGGCCCGGGTGCACCGGCAGCGGGGAGAGCCGGCGACCGCTTTGGCAATCAATCAAGAGGCTCTCGAGCTGCTGGAAGGCGTCCGGCCTCAAGTATTGCGGGAGGATTTGCGCACCTCGTTCTTCGCCACTGTCCAGGACCCCTTCCTCCTCCACATCGACCTGCTGATGGAGCTGAACCGTTGGGAAGAAGCCTGGGGCGCCGCCGACCGAGCCCGAGCCCGCGCGCTCCGCGATCTGTTGCAGGAGGCCGACGCGGGACTTCGGCAGGCGGCGGATCCGGCCTTGGTAGAGCGCGAGCTCAACCTCCAAAGGCGCCTCAACGTCCTGGAGTCCCGGCGGGCCGGCGCCAGGGAGAGTGCTCCGGAGCGTCTGCTGCCGCTCCAGCGTGAAATGTCGGAGCTAGTCGAAAAGCTGGAAACCCTGCGGGGGGAAATTCGCCGCCGGGATCCGCGCTACGCCGAGCTGACGAGTCCTCGGTCCACGAAGCCCGAGGCATTGCGCCGGGACCTCTTGGACGACGACACGGTGCTGCTGCAATACCATCTCGGCCCCGAGAGCAGCTTTTTGTGGGTGGTGACGCGCCAAGACGTTCGGGCATTCCCCCTCGGGGCCCCTTCTCGCATCGCTCAGCTCGCCGCTAAAGCGAGGCGCTGGAGTCAGAGCATCGAATGGCCCGGAAAGTATCCGCCGGCCTTCTGCGAGCTCAGCCGGCGGCTGCTAGCCCCGGCGACGCCATGGCTGGCGGGCCGGAAGCTGGTGTTGGTTCCCGATGGCCCGCTGGAAGCACTCCCCTTCGCCGCCCTCCCCGACCCCGCAAACCTCGACGCCTGCTCCGACGCCGAGCCGCTGATAGCCGCCCACGAGATCACCTACCTGCCTTCCGCCTCGACCCTGGCTCTTCAGCGCCGCCGGGTCGCCCAGCGACCGGCGGCGGAGGGCTGGCTGGCGATGGTCGCCGACCCGGTATACGGCTTCGAAGACGAACGCTGGCGATCCCCTCCGCCGACTCATGAGGGCGAGGCCACGCGCTCTCCGACGCCCTCGGGTCGCCACTTCCGGCGCCTGCCCCACGCCGGCGCCGAAGCGCGGGCCGCTCTCGCCGGGCTGCCGCCGGAGAAGACCTTCCAGGCTCTGGGCTTCGACGCCTCCACCCGCACCGTCACCAGCGGAGCGCTGGAGGACTTTCGCATCGTCCACTTCGCCACCCACGGCGTGCTCGATACCCAACAGCCGTTGCTCTCGTTCCTCGCCCTGGCGCGCCTCGATCGCCGGGGGCGGGAAGTCGACGGCGTGCTCTCGGCTCACCGCATCTACGACCTCGACCTGCCGGCGGAGCTGGTGGTGCTCTCCGCCTGCGACACCGCCCGCGGGCGCAGGGTGGCGGGGGAAGGATTGGTGGCGGGGTTGCCCCGAGCGTTTCTCTACGCCGGCGCGGAGCGGGTGTTGGTCAGCCTGTGGGCGGTACCCGACGAGAGCACCGGCGAGCTCATGCAACGCTTCTACCGGGGACTGCTTCAAGAGGAGCTAGCGCCCCCCCGCGCCCTCCAGCAGGCCCAGCGGGAGCTTTGGCGCGCCGGGCACCCGCCCTACCGCTGGGGCGCCTTCGTGCTCCAAGGCGACTGGCGGCCGCTGTCTCCCTTCGATCCTCGGTAA
- a CDS encoding tetratricopeptide repeat protein, whose protein sequence is MLRSARIAGMEGDVAAERAGIEAAVEAYPGSLAPVYALMEHYRRFPPSPEEEAQLLRLLAERLRDPENPVPLGILARMALDPDAEEETLELVVENLRRRTEAEGNVEYLQLLGGLEERLGNTEEAAAALQRLYDVEPSENLVVSLVELLQELERYGEAADLLKPYAEEDEGFAWLIRYARALGTAGRFEELMPALAAIDERLDALPPDQQGEWVESLRFGGYRRAAWAMRDAGRHEEAERLFRRMVELRPDSDEARSAIVFFYSDEAERQQQEQALADRWAGVTDPNDLLDEGIRRLAGGDSAGALELLRKAVPQFPKMEAAWYNLGIAAYQQEDWEMAAAALERAAALNDERVDTHLNRGIALFQAQRYEEAVEALNKVLELDPERATAHYYLGTAYKALGDDAASRRHLAAYREGQS, encoded by the coding sequence ATGCTCCGCTCCGCCCGCATTGCCGGTATGGAAGGGGATGTGGCGGCGGAACGGGCGGGGATCGAGGCGGCGGTGGAGGCGTATCCGGGGTCGCTGGCGCCGGTCTATGCGCTGATGGAGCACTACCGGCGCTTCCCGCCGTCGCCGGAGGAGGAAGCGCAGCTGCTGCGGCTGCTGGCGGAGCGGTTGCGGGATCCGGAGAATCCGGTGCCGCTGGGGATCCTGGCGCGCATGGCGCTGGATCCGGACGCCGAGGAGGAGACCCTGGAGCTGGTCGTAGAGAATCTGCGGCGGCGGACGGAAGCGGAGGGGAACGTCGAGTATTTGCAGCTCTTGGGCGGCCTGGAGGAGCGGCTGGGGAATACGGAGGAGGCGGCGGCGGCCTTGCAGCGGCTGTACGACGTCGAGCCTTCGGAGAATCTGGTGGTCTCGTTGGTAGAGCTGCTGCAGGAGCTGGAGCGCTACGGGGAGGCGGCGGACCTCCTGAAGCCTTATGCGGAGGAGGATGAAGGCTTCGCCTGGCTGATTCGCTACGCCCGGGCTCTGGGGACGGCCGGGCGCTTCGAGGAGTTGATGCCGGCGCTCGCCGCCATCGATGAGCGCCTCGATGCCTTGCCACCGGACCAGCAGGGAGAGTGGGTGGAGAGTCTGCGCTTCGGCGGCTACCGCCGGGCCGCCTGGGCGATGCGGGACGCCGGCCGCCACGAAGAGGCGGAGCGGCTCTTCCGGCGCATGGTGGAGCTGCGGCCGGACAGCGACGAAGCGCGCTCGGCGATCGTCTTCTTCTACAGCGACGAGGCGGAGCGCCAGCAGCAGGAGCAAGCGTTGGCGGATCGCTGGGCCGGCGTGACGGACCCCAACGATCTTCTGGACGAAGGCATCCGCCGCCTCGCCGGCGGCGACTCCGCCGGGGCGCTGGAGCTGCTGCGCAAGGCGGTGCCGCAATTCCCCAAGATGGAGGCGGCCTGGTACAACCTGGGCATCGCGGCCTATCAGCAAGAAGATTGGGAGATGGCGGCGGCGGCCTTGGAGCGGGCGGCGGCGCTCAACGACGAGCGGGTGGATACCCACCTCAACCGCGGCATCGCCCTGTTCCAGGCCCAGCGCTACGAGGAGGCGGTGGAAGCTCTCAATAAGGTTCTAGAGCTCGATCCGGAGCGCGCCACTGCGCACTACTACTTGGGGACCGCGTACAAGGCGTTGGGAGACGACGCCGCCTCCCGGCGCCATCTGGCGGCGTATCGGGAAGGGCAGTCGTAG
- a CDS encoding RNA polymerase sigma factor — MTDASLASGQEAVPSASRGTTSEAGAEDAIGRAIRAFQGGDDPDAAFRVLYETYFPALQRFFARKGLKPEDGLDLTQETFLRVYRALDGYEHRERFAPWLYRVATTTFLKSRRRAATAKRSAIEVSRDAMEHPDPSLAIDERQLEDMLDTERRRALRRAIRRLPEQQRDCLTLRLHQQLSYREIAVIKKLAVETVKAHLFRARKQLRETLAEHPLQELDAIDEPGDAP; from the coding sequence GTGACCGATGCTTCGTTGGCTTCGGGCCAAGAAGCTGTACCGTCGGCCAGCCGCGGAACTACCAGCGAGGCGGGAGCCGAGGACGCCATCGGCCGGGCGATCCGGGCCTTTCAGGGCGGAGACGACCCCGACGCCGCCTTCCGCGTGCTCTACGAAACCTACTTCCCGGCTCTTCAGCGTTTCTTCGCCCGCAAGGGTTTGAAGCCCGAAGACGGCCTCGACCTGACCCAAGAAACCTTCCTGCGGGTTTATAGAGCATTGGACGGCTACGAGCACCGGGAGCGCTTCGCCCCCTGGCTCTACCGGGTGGCCACCACCACCTTCTTGAAGAGCCGGCGGCGAGCGGCCACGGCCAAACGCTCCGCCATCGAAGTGTCTCGGGACGCTATGGAGCATCCCGATCCGAGCTTGGCCATCGACGAACGGCAGCTGGAGGACATGCTCGACACGGAGCGTCGTCGCGCTCTACGCCGTGCCATTCGACGGCTGCCGGAGCAGCAGCGGGATTGTTTGACCCTGCGGCTGCACCAGCAGCTCTCGTATCGGGAGATCGCCGTGATCAAGAAGCTGGCGGTGGAGACCGTCAAGGCCCATCTGTTCCGCGCCCGCAAACAGCTGCGGGAGACCCTCGCCGAGCATCCGCTCCAGGAGCTGGACGCCATCGACGAACCGGGAGACGCCCCTTGA
- a CDS encoding RnfABCDGE type electron transport complex subunit D yields MSTPTALRRLVASLPRPPRDPRLYQICVLSSILLWGAVALDLALQPSLMLVLAAAALGTQYVAGRWVGLERFDPRSPLISTLSLCLLLRTQSPLLAASAAVIAIGSKFLIRRRGKHVFNPTNLALVVLLLTTDGVWFSPGRWGSAAFFAFFLAGFGMLVVYRAARSDVTWAFLAAWSAVLVGRALWLGDPLTIPLHQLQSGALLIFAFFMISDPKTTPDSRLGRVVFAALVAAVGGWLQLGLFIPEGLLYALAASAPLVPVLDRLFPGERYAWSTPKSEFQSSQPQSPRPQASRPAVVPSSHPVPVSPEPAPAAFAHLWPERSSS; encoded by the coding sequence ATGAGCACCCCGACCGCCCTCCGAAGACTCGTCGCTTCTTTGCCGCGCCCACCGCGGGATCCCCGCCTTTACCAGATCTGCGTGCTCTCCAGCATCCTCCTGTGGGGGGCCGTGGCGTTGGATCTGGCGCTGCAGCCCAGCCTGATGCTGGTCCTCGCGGCAGCGGCTCTGGGGACGCAATACGTCGCTGGGCGGTGGGTGGGGCTGGAGCGCTTCGATCCCCGCAGCCCGCTCATTTCCACCCTCTCCCTCTGCCTGCTGCTACGGACCCAGTCACCTCTGCTGGCGGCGTCGGCGGCGGTGATCGCCATCGGCAGCAAATTCCTCATCCGGCGCCGCGGCAAGCACGTCTTCAACCCCACCAATCTGGCACTGGTGGTCCTGCTGCTGACCACCGATGGAGTGTGGTTCTCGCCGGGGCGTTGGGGCTCGGCGGCCTTCTTCGCTTTCTTCCTTGCCGGCTTCGGCATGCTGGTGGTCTACCGCGCAGCCCGCAGCGACGTCACCTGGGCCTTCCTCGCCGCCTGGAGCGCGGTGCTGGTGGGGCGCGCCCTGTGGTTGGGGGATCCCCTGACCATCCCGCTGCATCAGCTGCAAAGCGGCGCGCTGCTGATCTTCGCCTTCTTCATGATCTCGGATCCCAAGACCACGCCGGACTCACGGCTCGGTCGCGTCGTCTTCGCAGCGCTGGTGGCGGCGGTGGGAGGCTGGCTGCAGCTGGGGCTGTTCATCCCGGAAGGCTTGCTCTACGCCCTCGCCGCCTCGGCGCCGCTGGTGCCGGTGCTTGATCGGCTCTTTCCCGGGGAGCGCTATGCCTGGAGCACTCCGAAGTCCGAGTTCCAGTCTTCTCAGCCCCAGTCTCCTCGGCCCCAAGCTTCTCGACCTGCCGTGGTCCCGTCTTCTCATCCTGTTCCCGTTTCCCCCGAGCCGGCCCCCGCCGCGTTCGCTCACCTCTGGCCCGAAAGGAGCTCCTCATGA